One segment of Ficedula albicollis isolate OC2 chromosome 2, FicAlb1.5, whole genome shotgun sequence DNA contains the following:
- the WDR86 gene encoding WD repeat-containing protein 86 isoform X1, translating to MGNSGSAVKVCTDHQGGINWLSLSPDGQRLLTGSEDGTARLWSTADSQCHGHFQGHESYITFCHLENEAAFTCSADHTIRKWDVVTGQCLAIYRGHTSIVNRILVAKDYLFSGSYDRTARCWSVDKEKQIQEFRGHRNCVLTLAHYSSRDVLEEEEEEEEEEEKVSRDLLVTGSTDCTVKVWWVSSGRCYQTLLGHTGAVLCLILDAPNRELFSGSTDYTIRTWNIVTGEQLKVFKEHQGSVICLELVNRHLYSGSADRTVKCWFVDTGERIQTYKAHKHSVSTLKYHAGILFTGSGDACARAFNSRSGVLQKIFRGHKFIINCIQIHNELLYTASHDGTLRVWDIRGMCKRNKRRLKKERPGQGRSSQRGSLSRLFNNKVGCMVQQENGEHEAVELM from the exons ATGGGGAACAGCGGCTCGGCCGTGAAGGTCTGCACGGATCACCAGGGCGGCATCAACTGGCTGAGCCTGAGCCCCGACGGGCAGCGGCTGCTGACGGGCAGCGAGGACGGCACGGCGCGGCTCTGGAGCACGGCCGACAGCCAGTGCCACGGGCACTTCCAAG GACATGAAAGCTACATCACCTTTTGCCACCTGGAGAACGAGGCTGCCTTCACGTGCAGTGCTGACCACACCATTCGGAAGTGGGACGTGGTGACCGGGCAGTGCTTGGCCATTTACCGAGGCCACACTTCAATTGTCAACAG aatcCTGGTTGCTAAAGACTATCTCTTCAGTGGCTCCTATGACAGGACAGCCCGCTGCTGGAGCGTGGACAAGGAGAAACAAATCCAGGAATTCCGGGGCCATCGGAACTGTGTCCTGACTCTAGCTCACTATTCCtccagggatgtgctggaagaagaagaggaggaagaggaggaggaggagaaagtgAGCAGGGACCTGCTGGTGACAGGGAGCACTGACTGCACTGTGAAGGTCTGGTGGGTGTCCAGCGGGCGCTGCTACCAGACcctgctgggacacactggggcCGTCTTATGCCTTATACTTGATGCACCAAACAGGGAGCTGTTCTCTGGCAGCACGGATTACACCATCAGGACCTGGAATATTGtcactggagagcagctgaaagTCTTCAAAGAGCACCAAGGATCAGTAATTTGCCTAGAG CTGGTGAATCGCCACCTGTACTCGGGGAGCGCGGACAGGACGGTGAAGTGCTGGTTTGTGGACACTGGGGAGCGGATCCAGACCTACAAGGCTCACAAACACAGCGTTAGCACTTTGAAATACCACGCTGGCATCT tGTTCACAGGAAGTGGTGATGCTTGTGCAAGAGCTTTCAACTCCAGGAGTGGAGTCCTGCAGAAGATCTTCCGAGGACACAAGTTCATCATCAACTGTATCCAG ATCCACAACGAGCTGCTGTACACAGCTTCCCACGACGGCACGCTGCGGGTCTGGGACATCCGGGGCATGTGCAAGAGGAACAAGCGGCGCCTGAAGAAGGAGAggcctgggcagggcaggagctcccaGAGGGGGAGCCTGTCTCGTCTCTTCAACAACAAAGTTGGCTGCATGGTACAGCAGGAGAATGGGGAACACGAGGCTGTTGAACTGATGTGA
- the WDR86 gene encoding WD repeat-containing protein 86 isoform X2 has product MGNSGSAVKVCTDHQGGINWLSLSPDGQRLLTGSEDGTARLWSTADSQCHGHFQGHESYITFCHLENEAAFTCSADHTIRKWDVVTGQCLAIYRGHTSIVNRILVAKDYLFSGSYDRTARCWSVDKEKQIQEFRGHRNCVLTLAHYSSRDVLEEEEEEEEEEEKVSRDLLVTGSTDCTVKVWELFSGSTDYTIRTWNIVTGEQLKVFKEHQGSVICLELVNRHLYSGSADRTVKCWFVDTGERIQTYKAHKHSVSTLKYHAGILFTGSGDACARAFNSRSGVLQKIFRGHKFIINCIQIHNELLYTASHDGTLRVWDIRGMCKRNKRRLKKERPGQGRSSQRGSLSRLFNNKVGCMVQQENGEHEAVELM; this is encoded by the exons ATGGGGAACAGCGGCTCGGCCGTGAAGGTCTGCACGGATCACCAGGGCGGCATCAACTGGCTGAGCCTGAGCCCCGACGGGCAGCGGCTGCTGACGGGCAGCGAGGACGGCACGGCGCGGCTCTGGAGCACGGCCGACAGCCAGTGCCACGGGCACTTCCAAG GACATGAAAGCTACATCACCTTTTGCCACCTGGAGAACGAGGCTGCCTTCACGTGCAGTGCTGACCACACCATTCGGAAGTGGGACGTGGTGACCGGGCAGTGCTTGGCCATTTACCGAGGCCACACTTCAATTGTCAACAG aatcCTGGTTGCTAAAGACTATCTCTTCAGTGGCTCCTATGACAGGACAGCCCGCTGCTGGAGCGTGGACAAGGAGAAACAAATCCAGGAATTCCGGGGCCATCGGAACTGTGTCCTGACTCTAGCTCACTATTCCtccagggatgtgctggaagaagaagaggaggaagaggaggaggaggagaaagtgAGCAGGGACCTGCTGGTGACAGGGAGCACTGACTGCACTGTGAAGGTCTG GGAGCTGTTCTCTGGCAGCACGGATTACACCATCAGGACCTGGAATATTGtcactggagagcagctgaaagTCTTCAAAGAGCACCAAGGATCAGTAATTTGCCTAGAG CTGGTGAATCGCCACCTGTACTCGGGGAGCGCGGACAGGACGGTGAAGTGCTGGTTTGTGGACACTGGGGAGCGGATCCAGACCTACAAGGCTCACAAACACAGCGTTAGCACTTTGAAATACCACGCTGGCATCT tGTTCACAGGAAGTGGTGATGCTTGTGCAAGAGCTTTCAACTCCAGGAGTGGAGTCCTGCAGAAGATCTTCCGAGGACACAAGTTCATCATCAACTGTATCCAG ATCCACAACGAGCTGCTGTACACAGCTTCCCACGACGGCACGCTGCGGGTCTGGGACATCCGGGGCATGTGCAAGAGGAACAAGCGGCGCCTGAAGAAGGAGAggcctgggcagggcaggagctcccaGAGGGGGAGCCTGTCTCGTCTCTTCAACAACAAAGTTGGCTGCATGGTACAGCAGGAGAATGGGGAACACGAGGCTGTTGAACTGATGTGA
- the WDR86 gene encoding WD repeat-containing protein 86 isoform X3, which yields MGNSGSAVKVCTDHQGGINWLSLSPDGQRLLTGSEDGTARLWSTADSQCHGHFQGHESYITFCHLENEAAFTCSADHTIRKWDVVTGQCLAIYRGHTSIVNRDVLEEEEEEEEEEEKVSRDLLVTGSTDCTVKVWWVSSGRCYQTLLGHTGAVLCLILDAPNRELFSGSTDYTIRTWNIVTGEQLKVFKEHQGSVICLELVNRHLYSGSADRTVKCWFVDTGERIQTYKAHKHSVSTLKYHAGILFTGSGDACARAFNSRSGVLQKIFRGHKFIINCIQIHNELLYTASHDGTLRVWDIRGMCKRNKRRLKKERPGQGRSSQRGSLSRLFNNKVGCMVQQENGEHEAVELM from the exons ATGGGGAACAGCGGCTCGGCCGTGAAGGTCTGCACGGATCACCAGGGCGGCATCAACTGGCTGAGCCTGAGCCCCGACGGGCAGCGGCTGCTGACGGGCAGCGAGGACGGCACGGCGCGGCTCTGGAGCACGGCCGACAGCCAGTGCCACGGGCACTTCCAAG GACATGAAAGCTACATCACCTTTTGCCACCTGGAGAACGAGGCTGCCTTCACGTGCAGTGCTGACCACACCATTCGGAAGTGGGACGTGGTGACCGGGCAGTGCTTGGCCATTTACCGAGGCCACACTTCAATTGTCAACAG ggatgtgctggaagaagaagaggaggaagaggaggaggaggagaaagtgAGCAGGGACCTGCTGGTGACAGGGAGCACTGACTGCACTGTGAAGGTCTGGTGGGTGTCCAGCGGGCGCTGCTACCAGACcctgctgggacacactggggcCGTCTTATGCCTTATACTTGATGCACCAAACAGGGAGCTGTTCTCTGGCAGCACGGATTACACCATCAGGACCTGGAATATTGtcactggagagcagctgaaagTCTTCAAAGAGCACCAAGGATCAGTAATTTGCCTAGAG CTGGTGAATCGCCACCTGTACTCGGGGAGCGCGGACAGGACGGTGAAGTGCTGGTTTGTGGACACTGGGGAGCGGATCCAGACCTACAAGGCTCACAAACACAGCGTTAGCACTTTGAAATACCACGCTGGCATCT tGTTCACAGGAAGTGGTGATGCTTGTGCAAGAGCTTTCAACTCCAGGAGTGGAGTCCTGCAGAAGATCTTCCGAGGACACAAGTTCATCATCAACTGTATCCAG ATCCACAACGAGCTGCTGTACACAGCTTCCCACGACGGCACGCTGCGGGTCTGGGACATCCGGGGCATGTGCAAGAGGAACAAGCGGCGCCTGAAGAAGGAGAggcctgggcagggcaggagctcccaGAGGGGGAGCCTGTCTCGTCTCTTCAACAACAAAGTTGGCTGCATGGTACAGCAGGAGAATGGGGAACACGAGGCTGTTGAACTGATGTGA